The proteins below are encoded in one region of Bosea sp. BIWAKO-01:
- a CDS encoding aldehyde dehydrogenase family protein produces MTPDRARLVEEARRTGTLAGLPRGHFIGGRLVASVSGREMESFDPGRGVPFASVAAGAAEDVAAAVAAARAALSGPWSQMTPAARGEILMRASHLLRERAARFAVVETLDSGKLLAESEGDVGGVIRAFAYYAGAADKLHGDSVPLGPDYLGVTIEEPVGVVAQIVPWNYPLSTAARGIAPALAAGCTLVVKPAEQTPFTTLMLAELLHEAGLPDGVLNVVAGTGAEAGAALVSHPDIDHITFTGSVATGQRVMRAAAEHVTRLALELGGKSPVALLADCEIGPAVEGVLGAIYENAGQICSAGSRLILEAPIAGEVLDRLVARVSAMQLGHGLGEAGIGPINSLQQLARIEAHVERARAAGNRILIGGGIIPGGECGGGWFYRPTIILARGPDDPLVQEEIFGPVLTVQIAADLDEVIAAANATSYALVAGIYTRDHAKAWRFARAVDAGQVYINEFFAGGIAMPFGGNRKSGFGRAKGMAGLRSYCKLKSVVARL; encoded by the coding sequence GTGACGCCCGACCGCGCGAGGCTGGTCGAGGAAGCGCGACGCACCGGCACGCTGGCAGGCCTGCCGCGCGGGCATTTCATCGGCGGCCGGCTCGTCGCCTCCGTCTCCGGGCGGGAGATGGAGAGTTTCGACCCCGGACGCGGCGTGCCCTTCGCCAGCGTCGCAGCCGGCGCCGCCGAGGATGTGGCGGCGGCGGTCGCTGCGGCACGAGCGGCGCTGTCTGGCCCCTGGTCGCAGATGACGCCGGCCGCCCGCGGCGAGATCCTGATGCGGGCGAGCCATCTGCTGCGCGAGCGCGCAGCGCGGTTCGCCGTCGTCGAGACGCTCGATTCCGGCAAGCTGCTCGCCGAATCCGAGGGCGATGTCGGCGGCGTCATCCGTGCCTTCGCCTATTATGCGGGGGCAGCCGACAAGCTCCATGGCGACAGCGTGCCGCTCGGCCCGGACTATCTCGGGGTGACGATCGAGGAACCGGTCGGTGTCGTCGCGCAGATCGTGCCGTGGAACTATCCGCTCTCGACGGCCGCGCGCGGCATCGCGCCGGCGCTCGCCGCCGGCTGCACGCTCGTCGTCAAGCCGGCCGAGCAGACGCCCTTCACCACCCTGATGCTGGCGGAATTGCTGCATGAGGCCGGGCTGCCCGACGGCGTGCTCAACGTCGTCGCCGGTACGGGGGCGGAAGCAGGCGCAGCGCTCGTCTCCCATCCCGACATCGACCACATCACCTTCACCGGCTCGGTCGCGACCGGCCAGCGCGTGATGCGGGCAGCCGCCGAGCATGTCACCCGGCTGGCGCTCGAACTCGGCGGCAAATCCCCCGTCGCGCTGCTGGCCGATTGCGAGATCGGGCCGGCGGTCGAGGGCGTGCTCGGCGCGATCTACGAGAATGCCGGTCAGATTTGCTCAGCGGGCTCGCGGTTGATCCTGGAGGCGCCGATCGCGGGCGAGGTTCTCGACCGGCTCGTCGCACGCGTGTCAGCGATGCAGCTCGGCCATGGCCTGGGCGAGGCCGGCATCGGGCCGATCAATTCGCTGCAGCAACTCGCGCGCATCGAGGCCCATGTCGAGCGGGCGCGTGCGGCCGGCAACCGCATCCTGATCGGCGGCGGCATCATCCCGGGTGGCGAATGCGGCGGTGGCTGGTTCTATCGCCCGACCATCATTCTCGCCCGCGGCCCCGACGACCCGCTGGTGCAGGAGGAGATCTTTGGCCCGGTCCTGACGGTGCAGATCGCAGCCGATCTGGACGAGGTCATCGCGGCGGCAAACGCGACTTCCTATGCGCTGGTCGCCGGCATCTACACCCGTGACCATGCCAAGGCCTGGCGCTTCGCGCGCGCGGTCGATGCCGGCCAGGTCTACATCAACGAGTTCTTCGCCGGCGGCATCGCCATGCCCTTCGGCGGTAACCGTAAATCCGGCTTTGGCCGGGCCAAGGGCATGGCGGGCTTGCGCAGCTACTGCAAGCTCAAGAGTGTTGTGGCGCGGCTCTGA
- a CDS encoding mandelate racemase/muconate lactonizing enzyme family protein — protein sequence MKITRLESFTTPDVGFVRATCEDGSQGWGQFSPYNADITATVFHRQVARWAIGWDAFAVDDLVATIGEREHKFPGSYLCRALTGLDTALWDLRGRKERKSVCELLGGTPRPFPVYASSMKRGEITPEAEAERLARLRDAHGYNAFKFRVGRECGRDQDEWPGRTEAIVPQVRAALGDEATLLVDANSGYTPASAIAVGRILQDHGIVHFEEPCPYWEHAWTREVREALDLDVTGGEQDCDLAIWRAMIDGRVVDVVQPDICYIGGVGRMLTVARWAAEAGLPVTPHSANQSLVTVFTLHVMGALANAGPYVEFSIEGPDYYPWEQGLLRNPPKARDGMVAIPSEPGWGVEIEPDWLARAEYRVTEVSA from the coding sequence ATGAAGATCACCCGTCTCGAGAGCTTCACGACGCCCGATGTCGGCTTCGTCCGCGCTACCTGCGAGGATGGCAGCCAGGGCTGGGGCCAGTTCTCGCCCTATAACGCCGACATCACCGCCACCGTCTTCCACCGCCAGGTCGCCCGCTGGGCGATCGGCTGGGACGCCTTTGCGGTCGATGACCTCGTCGCGACGATCGGCGAGCGCGAGCACAAGTTTCCAGGTTCCTATCTCTGCCGCGCCCTGACCGGGCTCGACACGGCGCTCTGGGACCTGCGCGGCCGCAAGGAGCGGAAGAGCGTCTGCGAATTGCTCGGCGGCACGCCGCGCCCGTTTCCGGTCTATGCCTCCAGCATGAAGCGCGGCGAGATCACCCCGGAAGCGGAGGCCGAGCGCCTGGCCCGGCTGCGCGATGCCCATGGCTACAATGCCTTCAAGTTCCGGGTCGGGCGCGAATGCGGTCGCGACCAGGACGAATGGCCCGGCCGCACGGAGGCGATCGTGCCGCAGGTCCGCGCCGCGCTCGGCGACGAGGCGACGCTGCTCGTCGATGCCAATAGCGGCTACACGCCGGCAAGCGCGATCGCGGTTGGCCGCATCCTGCAGGACCATGGCATCGTCCATTTCGAGGAACCCTGTCCCTATTGGGAACATGCCTGGACGCGTGAGGTCCGCGAGGCGCTCGACCTCGACGTCACCGGCGGCGAACAGGATTGCGACCTCGCGATCTGGCGCGCGATGATCGATGGGCGCGTCGTCGACGTCGTGCAGCCGGACATCTGCTATATCGGCGGCGTCGGGCGCATGCTCACGGTGGCGCGCTGGGCGGCCGAGGCCGGCCTGCCGGTGACGCCCCATTCCGCCAACCAGTCGCTGGTGACGGTGTTCACCCTGCATGTCATGGGCGCGCTCGCCAATGCCGGGCCCTATGTCGAATTCTCGATCGAGGGACCGGACTATTACCCCTGGGAGCAGGGGCTGCTGCGCAATCCGCCTAAAGCCCGCGACGGCATGGTCGCAATCCCCTCCGAGCCCGGCTGGGGCGTCGAGATCGAGCCCGACTGGCTCGCACGGGCCGAGTACCGCGTGACCGAGGTGTCGGCGTGA
- a CDS encoding PLP-dependent aminotransferase family protein — protein sequence MVKREEGVLLQSIVLDRDGPHGLSVQICVGLRELILGGALKVGERLPATRTLAQEFGVARTTIVESFERLASEGLVETRVGAGTYVSQALASERPAPATAAVAVPTAKLKLAQAMDSASKLFGTRLPHQPRAFTTAMPAFDAFPMAQWAKLSGRHWRKARQQVLGYPDPHGEAVLRQAIAAHLRLNRGIACEWQQIFIVAGAQQAFQLLGATLINPGDKVWFENPGAIGARNSLILSGADIVPVPVDEAGLIVEAGLRRAPDFKLAFVTPSHQQPLGAKMSLERRLALLEAAQASSAWIIEDDWDGEFCFQGAPLATLTSIDLTGRVIYVGTFSKTLFPSLRLGFLVAPPQLAEQIGICLDAYSPGVPTALQGIVADFIVEGHFATHVRRMRKLYQERHQALIAAADAHLAGDLTVVPTHTGMHTIGLLREGLDAVAVTQAAARRGITVAPISRFSLEPMERDGLVLGFSGFTPAQIQAGVLGLRQAIDDIAPG from the coding sequence ATGGTCAAACGCGAGGAAGGCGTCCTGCTGCAGTCGATCGTGCTGGATCGCGACGGGCCGCATGGGCTCAGCGTCCAGATCTGCGTCGGCTTGCGCGAGCTGATCCTGGGCGGTGCGCTCAAGGTCGGCGAGCGGCTGCCGGCGACGCGCACGCTGGCGCAGGAGTTCGGCGTCGCCCGCACCACCATCGTCGAGAGTTTCGAGCGGCTCGCCTCGGAGGGGCTGGTCGAAACGCGCGTCGGCGCCGGCACCTATGTCAGCCAGGCGCTGGCGAGCGAGCGGCCGGCGCCCGCGACCGCGGCGGTGGCCGTGCCGACCGCAAAACTCAAGCTGGCGCAGGCGATGGACTCCGCCTCAAAACTGTTCGGCACGCGCCTGCCGCACCAGCCGCGCGCCTTCACCACGGCGATGCCGGCTTTCGACGCCTTCCCGATGGCGCAATGGGCCAAGCTCTCCGGCCGGCACTGGCGCAAGGCGCGCCAGCAGGTGCTCGGCTATCCCGATCCCCATGGCGAAGCGGTGCTGCGCCAGGCGATCGCGGCCCATCTCAGGCTCAACCGCGGCATCGCCTGCGAATGGCAGCAGATCTTCATCGTCGCGGGCGCGCAGCAGGCCTTCCAGCTGCTCGGCGCGACCCTGATCAATCCCGGCGACAAGGTCTGGTTCGAGAACCCGGGCGCGATCGGCGCGCGCAACAGCCTGATCCTGTCGGGCGCCGATATCGTGCCGGTGCCGGTCGACGAGGCCGGGCTGATCGTCGAGGCGGGCCTGCGCCGCGCGCCGGATTTCAAGCTCGCCTTCGTCACGCCCTCGCACCAGCAGCCGCTCGGCGCCAAGATGAGCCTGGAGCGGCGCCTGGCCCTGCTGGAGGCGGCGCAGGCGAGTTCGGCCTGGATCATCGAAGATGACTGGGACGGCGAGTTCTGCTTCCAGGGCGCGCCGCTGGCGACGCTGACCAGCATCGATCTCACCGGCCGCGTGATCTATGTCGGCACCTTCTCGAAGACGTTGTTTCCCTCGCTGCGCCTCGGCTTCCTCGTCGCCCCGCCCCAGCTCGCCGAGCAGATCGGCATCTGCCTCGACGCCTATTCGCCGGGTGTGCCCACCGCGCTGCAGGGCATCGTCGCCGACTTCATCGTCGAGGGCCATTTCGCCACCCATGTCCGGCGCATGCGCAAGCTCTACCAGGAGCGCCACCAGGCGCTGATCGCCGCGGCGGATGCACATCTTGCGGGCGATCTCACCGTCGTGCCCACCCATACCGGCATGCACACGATCGGCCTCCTGCGCGAGGGGCTCGATGCCGTCGCGGTGACGCAGGCGGCCGCCCGGCGCGGCATCACGGTGGCGCCGATCAGCCGCTTCAGCCTGGAACCGATGGAGCGGGACGGGCTCGTGCTCGGCTTCAGCGGCTTCACGCCGGCACAGATCCAGGCCGGCGTGCTGGGCCTCAGGCAGGCGATCGACGATATCGCCCCTGGCTGA
- a CDS encoding GMC family oxidoreductase, with translation MEEWDVIVIGAGSAGCALAGRLALAGRGRILVLEAGPRDLSPWLHLPIGYGKTFYHPRLNWMYRTEKQPGLAGREIYQPRGKVVGGSSAINAMVYMRGQREDFDGWEAMGNPGWGWREVLAAYRRMEDHALGASVWHGAGGPLHVEDIASVVHPLTPIFVKAAEEAGLPFNPDLNGESCEGAGIYQITTRGGLRESAARAYLHPARKAGRVKVETGVLASRILFEGRRAVGVEGRRDGQPVSFRTAGEIIVSAGAINSPQLLQLSGIGAPALLAEHGITPLHALPAVGAHLQDHLCYDHVYRSRQPSLNEALLSWSGRIGMALQYALQRSGPLSLSVNQGGGFFKTRPGLERPDMQLYFSPLSYERALPGVRALMKPDPFSGFSTSVSPCRPRSRGHVAIRSADPHVAPVIEPNYLSDAEDIRDILAGARFLHRLAAAPSFAALIESEIRPGPDCSDDEAQLDAIRQQAYSVFHPCGTCRMGPDPADSVVDASLRVHGLSGLRIADASIFPTIPSGNTNAPAMMVGERAAELMFAE, from the coding sequence TTGGAGGAATGGGATGTCATCGTCATCGGCGCAGGCTCGGCCGGCTGCGCGCTGGCCGGGCGCCTGGCGCTGGCCGGGCGCGGCCGCATCCTTGTGCTGGAAGCCGGGCCGCGCGACCTGAGCCCCTGGCTGCATCTGCCGATCGGCTACGGCAAGACCTTCTACCACCCGCGCCTGAACTGGATGTACCGGACGGAAAAGCAGCCGGGGCTCGCCGGCCGCGAGATCTACCAGCCGCGCGGCAAGGTCGTGGGCGGGTCGAGCGCGATCAATGCGATGGTCTATATGCGCGGCCAGCGTGAGGATTTCGACGGCTGGGAGGCGATGGGCAATCCCGGCTGGGGCTGGCGCGAGGTGCTCGCCGCCTATCGCCGCATGGAGGACCATGCGCTCGGCGCCTCGGTCTGGCATGGCGCGGGCGGCCCGTTGCATGTCGAGGACATCGCCTCGGTGGTCCATCCGCTGACGCCGATCTTCGTCAAGGCGGCCGAGGAAGCCGGCCTGCCCTTCAATCCCGATCTCAACGGCGAAAGCTGCGAGGGCGCCGGCATCTACCAGATCACGACGCGCGGCGGCCTGCGTGAATCGGCGGCACGCGCCTATCTGCATCCGGCCCGCAAGGCCGGGCGCGTCAAGGTCGAGACCGGGGTTCTCGCCTCGCGCATCCTGTTCGAAGGGCGCCGCGCGGTCGGCGTCGAGGGTCGGCGCGACGGCCAGCCCGTCAGCTTCCGCACCGCCGGCGAGATCATCGTCTCGGCGGGCGCAATCAATTCGCCCCAGCTCCTGCAGCTTTCCGGCATCGGGGCGCCCGCGCTGCTCGCTGAGCACGGCATCACGCCCCTGCACGCCTTGCCGGCGGTCGGCGCCCATCTCCAGGACCATCTCTGCTACGACCATGTCTACCGGTCCAGGCAGCCCAGCCTGAACGAGGCTTTGCTGTCCTGGTCCGGCCGCATCGGCATGGCCCTGCAATACGCGCTTCAGCGCAGCGGCCCGCTCTCGCTCAGCGTCAACCAGGGCGGCGGCTTCTTCAAGACGCGGCCGGGGCTCGAGCGCCCGGACATGCAGCTCTATTTCTCGCCGTTGAGCTATGAGCGCGCCCTGCCCGGCGTGCGCGCGCTGATGAAGCCCGATCCGTTCTCCGGCTTCAGCACCAGTGTCTCGCCCTGCCGGCCGCGCAGCCGCGGCCATGTCGCGATCCGCTCGGCCGATCCCCATGTCGCCCCGGTGATCGAACCGAACTATCTCTCCGATGCGGAGGATATCCGCGACATCCTCGCCGGCGCACGCTTCCTGCACCGCCTGGCAGCGGCGCCGAGCTTCGCCGCCCTGATCGAGAGCGAGATCCGTCCGGGGCCAGATTGCAGCGATGACGAGGCGCAGCTCGACGCCATCCGGCAGCAGGCCTATTCGGTCTTCCACCCCTGCGGCACCTGCCGGATGGGGCCCGATCCTGCGGATTCAGTGGTCGATGCGAGCCTCAGGGTGCATGGCCTCAGCGGCCTGCGCATCGCCGATGCCTCGATCTTCCCGACAATCCCCTCGGGCAACACCAACGCTCCGGCGATGATGGTCGGCGAGCGTGCCGCCGAACTCATGTTCGCGGAGTGA
- a CDS encoding AraC family transcriptional regulator, with protein sequence MMSPVKDDLTGAALVRLMQLSFAEQEISLPDRGPKTRPNSPHASLTDKTALAEAVLAAHGPAALLKVGQSVQRMAFDPLGAALLAARNGPDLIARWNRLERYIHTRHPIIVRSVSETGALLDHRGAPEDPPSPAVDYVLAGVIAGLLAVAGCTDLCLAIGPDDEPSVVIAAGAVVDGAQPIAEQTGLWRLSWTPGTRQPGPAAALYAQPDQHLSKPSRTAIALVEGDLLVIWSLPRLARQLGQSPRTLQRRFAEDGLSLQGLRRASQIRHASLMLLSGPASLASIGFACGFSDSAHFTRAFRKATGMSPTEFRNSARTGANQG encoded by the coding sequence ATGATGTCCCCGGTGAAGGACGATCTCACGGGGGCTGCGCTCGTTCGACTGATGCAGCTGTCTTTCGCTGAACAGGAGATCAGCCTGCCTGACCGCGGGCCGAAGACACGGCCCAATTCGCCCCACGCGTCGCTCACCGACAAGACAGCCCTGGCCGAGGCCGTGCTGGCTGCACACGGTCCCGCCGCACTTCTGAAGGTTGGTCAATCGGTGCAGCGCATGGCGTTCGATCCACTTGGAGCGGCGCTGCTTGCCGCGCGGAATGGGCCAGACCTGATTGCGCGCTGGAACCGGCTGGAGCGCTACATTCACACAAGGCACCCCATCATCGTCCGCTCCGTCAGCGAAACCGGGGCGCTGCTCGATCATCGCGGGGCGCCCGAGGATCCGCCAAGCCCGGCGGTCGACTACGTGTTGGCGGGCGTTATCGCCGGACTTCTTGCGGTGGCGGGCTGCACCGATCTCTGCCTGGCCATCGGGCCTGATGACGAGCCGTCAGTCGTCATCGCGGCAGGCGCTGTGGTGGACGGGGCGCAGCCGATCGCCGAGCAGACAGGGCTCTGGCGCCTGAGCTGGACGCCCGGAACAAGGCAACCCGGGCCCGCTGCCGCGTTGTACGCCCAGCCGGATCAGCACTTGAGCAAGCCAAGCCGGACTGCGATTGCGCTGGTCGAAGGCGATTTGCTCGTGATCTGGTCTTTGCCACGTCTCGCAAGACAGCTTGGTCAGTCGCCGCGCACCTTGCAACGTCGCTTCGCTGAGGACGGCCTGTCGCTGCAGGGGCTGCGACGCGCCTCGCAAATTCGTCACGCGAGCCTGATGCTGCTGAGCGGGCCGGCTTCGCTGGCGTCGATCGGCTTCGCCTGTGGCTTCAGCGATTCCGCCCATTTTACGCGCGCCTTTCGCAAGGCGACCGGCATGAGCCCGACAGAGTTCCGAAACTCGGCCAGGACCGGAGCAAACCAAGGCTGA
- a CDS encoding patatin-like phospholipase family protein — translation MMRWSRLALLAGVLALGGCSIAPTGQALDPQTLRVAAQQPEPWSAQGNGRHVLALSSGGADGAFGAGVLVGWTQSGKRPRFDLVSGVSTGALQAPLAFLGPRYDRILEAVYTTTRTADVLKGNGIGVLIKAGLNKADPLRRTLEGVITEPMLAEIAEAHLQGRRLYVTTTDLTNGRPVTWDMGRLAASGRPDARRAFIEMLVASAAPPGFVEPVPLLDTASGVVVLHGDGGVMRPIAVEPAMVRGAGRVNLWVIANGHVSSVAATQATGHGAVTLARRGVSELLRSLLVIAVERAAMLAKDEGAAFRLQRLPNAIPETENPFVFEPAEMRRLFEVGRRHGKDPASWLRAAPEAGA, via the coding sequence ATGATGCGATGGAGCCGCCTTGCCCTCCTTGCCGGCGTGCTGGCGCTCGGCGGTTGCTCCATTGCCCCGACGGGCCAGGCCCTCGATCCGCAAACATTGCGCGTGGCCGCTCAGCAGCCAGAGCCTTGGTCGGCGCAGGGCAACGGCCGTCATGTGCTCGCCTTGTCGAGCGGCGGGGCAGATGGCGCCTTTGGAGCTGGCGTGCTCGTCGGCTGGACGCAAAGCGGCAAGCGGCCGAGGTTCGATCTGGTCAGCGGCGTCTCGACGGGGGCATTGCAAGCGCCTCTCGCCTTTCTCGGACCGCGCTACGACCGGATACTGGAGGCGGTCTATACCACGACGCGCACCGCGGACGTGCTCAAGGGCAACGGCATCGGGGTGCTCATCAAGGCAGGGCTCAACAAGGCCGATCCACTGCGCCGGACGCTCGAAGGCGTGATCACCGAACCCATGCTGGCCGAAATCGCCGAGGCGCACCTTCAGGGTCGGCGGCTCTACGTCACCACCACCGACCTGACGAACGGTCGGCCGGTCACGTGGGATATGGGCCGGCTTGCGGCATCGGGCCGGCCCGATGCGCGTCGTGCCTTTATCGAGATGCTGGTGGCTTCGGCGGCCCCGCCTGGCTTCGTCGAGCCGGTCCCGCTCCTGGACACGGCAAGCGGCGTGGTCGTGCTTCATGGCGATGGCGGCGTGATGCGCCCCATCGCGGTCGAGCCCGCTATGGTGCGCGGCGCGGGCAGGGTGAACCTCTGGGTCATCGCCAATGGACATGTCAGCTCCGTCGCTGCGACGCAGGCCACCGGACATGGCGCGGTCACGCTGGCGCGTCGCGGCGTGTCAGAGCTCCTGAGAAGCCTGCTTGTCATCGCCGTCGAGCGCGCGGCGATGCTGGCGAAGGATGAAGGCGCGGCATTCCGGCTGCAGCGCCTTCCGAACGCCATCCCCGAAACGGAAAACCCCTTCGTTTTCGAGCCTGCCGAGATGCGGCGCCTCTTCGAGGTCGGCCGGCGGCATGGCAAGGATCCAGCGAGCTGGCTGCGTGCCGCGCCAGAGGCCGGCGCATGA
- a CDS encoding GMC oxidoreductase yields the protein MHRLSGLRIADASISPMIRSSNTNALEMVVGERAAELMLAE from the coding sequence ATGCATCGGCTCAGCGGCCTGCGCATCGCGGACGCGTCAATCTCTCCAATGATCCGCTCGAGCAACACCAACGCTCTGGAAATGGTGGTCGGTGAGCGTGCCGCCGAGCTCATGCTCGCAGAGTGA
- a CDS encoding cysteine rich repeat-containing protein has translation MRLLIDQLTPWRFPARRTLTSLKSPDHLIGWNLRIRSLFCPSPKGNKIRERGGLPTETRETIVSLRKALAAACLLTSMMIPLAGSAQTLTFAEAYDRLAKSCGSDIDKLCSKVSLGGGAVKTCLDRNQARLSAGCKSASAEVFQSLAKRANAQAAAVKVCERDLGQYCSGVQPHDGYRLQCLLTASKVVSNGCKQVIVDAGWN, from the coding sequence GTGCGCCTCCTGATCGATCAACTCACCCCCTGGCGCTTTCCGGCAAGAAGAACGCTGACCTCGCTGAAATCGCCTGACCACTTGATTGGCTGGAACCTTCGGATACGTTCTCTCTTCTGCCCTTCCCCCAAGGGCAATAAAATAAGAGAACGCGGGGGATTACCGACCGAAACCAGGGAGACGATCGTGAGTCTACGCAAAGCCCTCGCCGCAGCCTGCCTGCTAACTAGCATGATGATCCCACTGGCCGGTTCGGCCCAGACGCTCACCTTCGCCGAAGCCTATGACCGGCTGGCGAAATCTTGTGGTTCGGACATCGACAAGCTTTGCTCGAAGGTTTCGCTTGGCGGCGGCGCCGTCAAAACGTGCCTGGATCGCAACCAGGCGCGGCTTTCGGCCGGCTGCAAGAGCGCTTCGGCAGAAGTCTTCCAATCGCTCGCGAAACGGGCCAATGCCCAGGCCGCCGCGGTCAAGGTCTGCGAGCGCGACCTTGGCCAATATTGCAGCGGTGTGCAGCCCCATGATGGCTACAGGCTGCAGTGCCTGCTGACCGCATCGAAAGTCGTCAGCAATGGCTGCAAGCAGGTCATCGTCGATGCCGGCTGGAACTGA
- a CDS encoding OmpA family protein: MKPIALVFSAAIALSAAATAVQAQERLNDAQLIETLNVLDQSKSIDVAALRRQAVDSVAANRGPDASLREPLSQELDNLSQFTVEIQFRTGSAVIRPASFRTVGVIADSLLHPTLREYKFLIVGHTDAVGDRKSNLTLSQKRADAVRDALVTTFGISPARIVSVGLGEEQLQNRKNPDAAANRRVQIVNVGRFR, from the coding sequence ATGAAACCCATCGCCCTCGTCTTCTCCGCCGCCATCGCCCTCAGCGCCGCAGCCACGGCTGTGCAGGCCCAGGAGCGGCTCAACGACGCGCAGCTGATCGAAACGCTGAACGTCCTCGATCAGTCGAAATCGATCGACGTCGCCGCGCTCCGGCGCCAGGCCGTCGACAGCGTCGCCGCCAACCGAGGCCCGGATGCCTCGCTGCGCGAGCCGCTCTCGCAGGAACTGGACAATCTCTCCCAATTCACCGTCGAGATCCAATTCCGAACCGGCTCGGCGGTGATCCGCCCTGCATCGTTCCGCACGGTTGGCGTGATCGCCGACTCTCTGCTCCACCCGACCTTGCGGGAATACAAGTTCCTGATCGTCGGCCACACCGATGCGGTCGGCGACCGCAAGTCCAACCTGACGCTCAGCCAGAAGCGGGCCGATGCGGTTCGTGACGCGCTGGTCACCACGTTCGGCATCTCGCCTGCCAGGATTGTCTCGGTCGGCCTCGGCGAAGAACAGTTGCAGAACCGGAAGAACCCGGACGCAGCGGCGAACCGACGCGTCCAGATCGTGAATGTGGGTCGTTTCAGATAG